The genomic DNA CCAGGTTTAAAATCCACCATCACATACTCTTACACTGTGGATGTCAGTGTAGTGAACAGTTCAGGGGTCACGTTGTGGTGAAATATAAATTACTTCTTTTTGGTAAAGTCCCTTCCTTCAGCTTGTCAGACCCTGATAACTGGCAGTGTTACCCAACTGATTTTGAATGGGGTCATAAGGAAATAAATAGCTGTGCAGCAAAATCATTCACGTCTGAGGCTGTACCCTTCAATCAGACCCTCAACCTGCCTTGTGGCTGCATTGCTAGTGTGAGAACTGATTTCCCATTACACCCAGAATTCAAATAATTGTGATGCCTCAAGGTCGACTTTTCTTTTACGAGAAGCTTGTGTGGCAATGGGATACTCAAAACTAGATACACAGCAACATAACTGTCTCCCCAGCAACATAAATACAATGGCTTTTTTTCTGTGCAGTCAAAGGCAAATACTTTTTAGAGGAACAGGGTGGGAAAGGAGCGAGGATATGACACTAACTGCTGTCTTAGAAAATACTGGCTTGTCCATTGTTTACACTGGAAAACATTCTCACATGCACGGTGAACCCTCTACATTTTCCCATGAGTTCAGGGTACAGTAGATGTCCTTCACAGAGCCATCTAGAGTACAGCAAGTGTGTGATATGCGAGCACAGCAAAGGCATCGTAGGGCTCAGTCCTTTAGTGCACATTcgatatttaaaaacagacaaactttaCAGAGATGGTCCATTTCAAAGAACCCCCCCAATACTTAGTTTTTCTGTGGATACTtatattttaaacttttgtcAGACATTGCTTTCGCCGAGCTTCTCacattcctctgttaaaaaaatGGGAAGGTTTCTTGTTTTGCTAAAGATTGGCCCTCGTGGAGCCAAAATTGTAAACCAAGTTAATATTCAAGTATTTATTCtaatacaaaacagaaatagtCCCATTTTAAAGCGACTCCCTGAACCAGGGTCCCTTGGCTGGTTTTGATGGTCTTGGACCAAGGTTGGGGGGGAGTAGGGAGCTAAGGGGGCTGCAACACCCCCTACTGGCAAGGGATGCAGCTGCAAggcaaaataatttaattaaggaaaactcatttcatttcattttctagaGTAACATAGAAGCATTTATATAATACTTGATTTTTAGGACATTTGGTGTATTGTCTGTGTAGCCTACCTGATGCACAGTGGTAGAACGTGACATAGATAATCTTATGTGCGACTTCTGATGAAGAATAAACCTGAAATCTGTGTCCCTAGCTGAATACTACGCAGCTTCGACACGCAGCACATTTGTGTTTAGGTTTGCTGTCGTAGAATAAAATGttctaaaactgaaataaattgtATCTATCTATTGAACATTTGGTTGGTcacttaaagctagggttggtcaTCCTGGAAAAGTTAGAAAGAGAAggttacatttgaaaaaatgcaacaaacacatcccaccccctccagTCGGCCCTCTCCTCAAAACTACGACCCCAAAACAAATGAACCTTCGCTGACTGACAACTTATAGAAGCCGACTTTTCTGTGACGCCTGACTGTCGTCTCTGCTTCTGCTGTGTATGTCTCTCTGGCCTGTGAAGACAGCCTAGAAAGGGCCACGGACACTGGCTTCTTTTCCTATTGATAGTTATTGGGATGGGAAGAGGATTTCAACCAATCAAATACAAAgagtttcagaaacaactcaccaaccctacctttaaatTAATACTAAAAACtctaatgtttacatttttttatatatcataAAAAAGACTTTTTCACAGCACCCTCGACTCTGACTCCCAGCTTGACTGCTTAGCACACAGTACTTTTAGCTGTAACTAGCTGGTAAAATCCAACTGTGTGTTACTGGTGCtctgctttaaaggttcagtgcgtagaatttagtgacatctagaggtgaagttgcatgttgcagctgaatactcctcatctcaccatccccttcccaacatgaaagagaacctgtgctgaacttcagctgtcatgaaaactcaacagttttagtttgtccagtttgggcgacagtaaaaaaaacatggcggcctccacagagaggacccctctccatgtaaatataaagtatttagatataaagggcccattctagggtaaagaaaacaacaattcatacaattcagatgaaacacaacagtgaaaacatcactaggattattttatatcaaatttctgccaatagatccctttcacctaaatctgacacactggacctttaagttatGAGTGAAAACATTTGGGCGAACAGTAATTTTAAAATAGATCTTAACAGTTCTGCAACGACCAGTTCCAACTTTGCATACTCAATAGTGTGAGACTTACCTGGGCTTGTATTTCCTGATACACTCTGTGCAAGTGTAGCTCCCCAATTTTAAATCAGGAGGggtagattttttttcagcacTAAAATGTGGGATCTTTAAAAGAGATGGAACAATCAGACCACATGTGCGTCATCGCTGGGTACCAAGGCTCCCACAAACTTTCCACAAAGAGTTTTTCTAGCAGCACTAAGTACGGTGGGAGCTGGATTCTCCTCCAGACCTTGGTGACTCATtagggggtggagggggggcagCAGAGTGAATAGGCTGCTGTGGAAAGGCTGAGAGCGAGATTCCCCCATTAAGATACTGAAGTGTCACTGAAGAAGTCACAGTCTTACCAGAAGCTATTGACTAGAAACGTCAATCCCGACATCTGGTTTCCTCAAGTACGACGTGTTGCAGCTTTTGGTAAAAGTctagtggaggggggggggttcgcACTGTTGACACAAGATGGTGGCCCTAACCCATGCAGGACTTGTGACACTCACAGCAGATGCATTTGTTTCTATGACACATTCATAAGTTATTTTAACAGCTTTCAATGTAGTTTTACTTCTATGCAAAGACAATTTATATTACAAATTTGCAGTTGTTGACTTGAAGTGGAAGTTTACTCAGTTTTGTGATCTCAACATTTATTCAGCTGAGGATTTATTCAAGCAAGTTGTtttgaagaatagaatcatctgAAACAAAATGCCTCGCCAAATAATCTTTATGCTCTAGCATCATCCACACTGAAGTCACATGTCCTCTATGGTTGAGTTTCCCATCTTGTGTCTGCAGCCAGCATATCTCTTGACACCAGTGGGTTCAGTTGTGCGACTTCAGATCAGTCGGTCACAAAATGTAACGACTGATCGCCCACGTTCTTGGCAAACGGCAAGAAAACGGCACAAGAGCACGTCGAGGGGCGGACAGTCAGCGTGCCCGCTAAAAAGGCCAGTGTAAGTCCTCAAATTGACCCGACTGACCCATGTTTACATCCGTCTCCAGCAGGCTCAGGATGACCGCCATGGCTGCCTCATCGTTGCTAAAGCTGCTCAGGCCTGGCACCACCATGTTGTCCAAGTCTAGCTGGGACGGTTCACCTGcttgagagaaaacaagaacaagCAGAAATCCTCCTTTAGAAACAGATACTGTTGAAAATCACCGGTCAGGGGACCTTGTGTCCCCAGACAAGATGTGTGTCGCATTTAGAGATAAGAGAGGTGACAACACTGTCTCCTCAGCTCCAGGCAGGGCTGACTAGGAAACACCATTAGCATTTAAGTTTGACCAAACTACAGTACAAAGGCCTCAGTCCTTGACATGTGGTTGGCCTGGCTGTGCGTCACTCAgaaaacagccaatcagaggagaaaGTCAGAGTCAAAGCTCCACTGATCCATGTATTCACGTTAGAGATAATTCAACACTTCCTGCACTCAAATGTCACATATTTATCTTAAACAGCAGTAAAGTCTGATTCTCTAAAGACACCAACACATGATCAGAGTGGCGGTGCCAAACCAGTGTGAACACTTTCCCCTGGAGAAGCGAAGCCCCTTAAAATTGCCACCGAGCGCTGAGCTCCAAGTTCTAATTATTTCATCTTGTTCATGGTGGCTACTGAAGTGCAACCAATGAGATAACAGCTGTAATTTAGTGGGCAGAGGCGACCTGAAGAAAAATGGACTTTGTGTTTCTGAGTTCCATTGAAATACATCGTGCAAAACcataaacagatttaaaaaatagaGAAACTGACTGTTGTTGCCTTTAAACATTCACTTCCTCGTGTGCTTTCAGATGACGTGCTATCTGCGCCCCACGTTGCGCCATACTGCTTGATTTCAATGTGTCTTATCAGATGAAAGGCAGGTTTCACCTCAGTTAGGCTGCTAAAGGACATTTTACCCTTAATTAACACTTCTTTACTTGATATAATGATATAAGTAAACCGCTTCTTAAAAAAGCAGACTCTTGATCAAGTTGATTTAGCCACTCACAGACCTGTCGCTAACCATCCGTCTCTTTTTAAAATCCTTGTGACAGCAGTCGCCAAGCAGTTTTATGACTTACTACACAAcaacagtttatttgaggaGCTTCATTCAGGACGTAGACAACAGTGCTTAAGGTTACACATGACCTTGTAAGTGCATCGGACAGAGAACTCGTCTCATTAGATCTTAGTGCTGCATTTGACACCTCTGACCATCACATCCTATTACACAGACTGGAACATTTAATTGGCATTAAAAGGATCTAAGCCGGTTATCAATGAAGCCAGATGAAACCAATCAGTTCGCTCAACTTCAAGCTTCCCGTACAGACATTAAGACCTGGACTATCTGTAaatattttctgtctctcaaaCAAAAGTGAAGTCTCAGAAAGTCTTAATCATTAAGTGTTTCTATCACTGAGATCAGTGCTAGCTGCTCCAGCAAGCTACGTCAGTATAAAAGTGTGTAGAGTAAAGACACACATGGTCAGCTTTAGATACTGTATATGGCTTACTGTGGTGTTTAGAAAAATTCATACAAGTACTTTAATATATCACATAACAATCAATGAATGTGCTTTGTATAAACTAGGAATGATTAGTGTTATTTACATCATGTCTAACCAAACTGCATCTGTACACATGTTAACAGGAAAAGCCTGCAGTTGTGAAATCAATGGTCAACAATATAAAGAGAGCTTGACTTCTGAGGTCAGGCCTTTTGAAGCCTTTGGCCTGATTTTGTGCTCACATCtcatttcttcttattatttgAAGAGGAGTAAATCAAACTTGATTATTAATTAACTTGTGGACGGTACCTGTGCTCTCAGACGTTGCACTGCTCATGCCCTCTGCCGTCCTCGAGTCAGACTGAGACTGTGACGAACTGCCTGCTGTGTCCTCTCTGCTGGACgcctggaaaaacaaaaacatgtttaacagaACCCAATGTTTCACATTTCTCTGAAGTGTGTATTCAAACCCAAGATTACAGGTTTTACAAGAAGTTGACCCTGACTTCATTTCTTGCCCAATCTTCAACTGTCAGGTTTACAGAACACAGACTGGAAGTAAAGATCAGATATAAACTTGAACTTATTTGAAACAATGGAATCATTTAATCCTTCATTTTATTCAGGattaatgtatattttatttgaaacaataagTATTCAGTATACTTCTGAATAAACACTCTACCTGAATATCATGGGATGTATCAAGTTGCTAGCCATGTATTTGATTGCACTAAAACTGACGGCAAAATAATTCAAGCAAGAAAAGTGCAAAACACGCGTCTAAGGAGTACTGAGGCCAAAGTTTACTTTCTCAAAAAACTAAGGTACAGCATAAATATCTGAGCTAAAGTACTTTATACACATTGAGAAAAAGATCAACAATAGCAACCAAAAGTGTGTCATTCTCCTCCAATCAGATGTagagatatttcagtcactcACACTCCTGCTGGTTTGAGGGGAAACCAGTGGACCTTTCTCCTGGGCCGGGCCAAAGGGACTGGAAGCTCCGCTTGATGGAGAGGAGTTCATCCTGCTCAAGAATACAGCAGCAAATACAATAGTCAACAGCAGGTCCTAACATCTGAAATCACATTGAAAATCTCTCATATTTTCACTTCAACCTGGAAATTATCGAAGTTTGAGAATCGACAAACAGGCAGCGAAGAACGTTGGTACACAACTTCCTTTCGTTGTCACTCACAAccaattaattattttactaATAGCTCTAAATAATTGCTTCTAAAATCAACCTGTCAATTATTAGACTTTTGACActgcatgtaaataaaataaataaatacaagtgtCAAACGTTCCTCCAGAAAATTAAAgctatttttattgatttgttttgggAACTTTTTTAGCCTTGAAGTTACAGAAACTTGCCAGTAGGAGGTGCTGCAGCCCTCTCAGCACACCTACTTCTCCTGTCCTTGCTGGTTTGCATCTTTGTGAGGGAGGATtcattgtgcagcagcaggacaaTCAGCCCAACACAACTCAAAGCTTAGCAAGAACGAAGCTGACAAGGTTTTGCACAAACTTGTGGAGTCACAATaccaaaaactaaaataatctaATATTCATGTAGGGTTTTTCAAAAGTCCAACTTTAAATTGAGATGCTGACATTATCATTGTTAATGTTGAAATATTAGTATaagggaaacaaaaaaacatcacaaatatATACTCTCAATGCACCTGTAGGAGTCGATGAGCTCATTTGCGATTTGGGTCCCTATACTTCCTGCGTAGATCATTGTACCCAAACCACTAGAAAGGCCGGGAATTAtgggtatttgttttgtgtcttctgtgggaaaaggagaaaatagaATCAATGTTTgtatgatgtaaaaaaaactgagttAAACACCTGTACGAATAAACtatctatttgttttttacCTTGAAGTGCTTTTGAGACTCCGGCCTCCTCATCTTTTGTGTGACCAGGCCCCCTGCTGGTAAAAAGGAGTACACACGCTACTTAATGCATGAACATACTGTAATGTATGGTAATATGAAGCTGATGAGGTCACCATTAAAACGTTTTTTACAGTGTTAAGTCGATAATATCAGAGTTattaaagttgtaaaatatGAGTATGAGCATGAGGCATCCCCTTTTTCCAATGGAGCTCAACAGCTTGGTTCCAAACGTTAAAATCCCATTTACttttctgaatagagattttGATTTTCAGCCATAATATTGTAAGCATCCAGGGTAGACTCACCACAAGCTATTTGACTGTGAAACGAGCTAGATCAACATCAAATTCAAGAAGAAGCGCTGGAAGACACTGGAAAGGGATAATTCACAATGCTTTATGGGTTTAGTTTCTTCACtcttaaaatatttatgtaCACAGTCTTGAACCTTTGCCTTTAATTCcattttccaatattttttttttccaaatgtttaATGGTCACAATTCAGAGATTCATAATTTTCTAAAAAATTGACTTGAGAAAATGATTGGGAAATGTacttcctgaaccagaaccGTACTAAATGTGGACGGTCACCATTTCGCTCTCTAATGATCCTGTTTCTGATGTGTTGTTGTGACACAAGAAGGACGCAATACTTACGAGATGACCCTGTTTGAAGACACGATAAACTCAACTTCTTTGGTCCATGGATTTGTGAAACTAAACCACTGACTCTGAAGCGAGACATAGGagccatgttttgttttgaacttGTAGCGCTGCGTCTCAATCTTCTCTTTGCTTCGAAGAACTGCCAAGAGATCGGACACGGGTGTTATCACaaggcacagagagagataacaaaACATTGTTGATGCTGTTAATTAGAGAAAAGGTCACATTCTGTCGAAAAAGAATTTGTGTGCTGCATTGTCAATCATCATAAACAtcttgtgtttatatacagtctatggttgaaTCTGATATGGGATAAGATCTGTAAGCCATGCTGTCTTTGCTCCTTCACCTTGCCTGTGTGTCTCTGCGAGGTGCTGCAGGTCGTCCTGGTGGAAGTACTCGTAACACGACGTGCCGAGAACTTCCTGCGGCAGATAACCTATGACAGTCGTGGCTCTGCgagaagagaggatgagaagtttaaatacatttgccCTCTCggtctctctcactgtctttcaGGTTTGTGCTGCTCAAAAAACAAGTGACAATGGAATGGAAAAAAAGCGGATACTGTACAAATGAGCCTCTCCACATGTTAAACACTTCTTCAGTCACACGTAATGGGATATTTGATCAAATGATACTTATGGAGTGAAATTACTTCCCAAAAATGAGAAGAGATTTTCATGTGATGCCATCAAGATGCACATCTCCTTCTAAGAAACAACGGCAAAGACAGAAAGGATTATCTCCACTGCCCAAAAAAAACACCTCACGCTCTACGCCCAGAGGCCTCCTCGTCTCAACGCACCCCCCGGCCGTTCCTTTCTTAGCGGAGCCGTGCACTTAAAGCAAATCCATGCCTCACGACAGAGAGATAGATGGTGCAGATGCGGGTAGTTAGAAGTGGGGTAACTCACTGTTGGTCTACAAAAGTGAACTTGCCGTCGAGCGCACAGCGGGTGACAAACTCGGTGGACTTGATGGTGATGTCTTTGGGTTGGTGGTGGGACACGTGGGGGTGGAGGCGACACACCATCACCAGACAGGTCAGACATGAGGTTTCTTTCTCGGCCTCTCCCTCCAAGCCCATCTGGCTGCTCGGCCAACTCCGCATGTATCCAGTGCAGTGGAGGGTACAGTACCTGTAAGAGTCTgtcattggagaaaaaaaaaacaagtcacacATCCCTGCTCACACACAGGATCTTGGattttcaactgtttctattcaTTAATAATCAAATGATTCTCATATAGTTGAGTAATTATATCAGGATACCAGTACTAGGGCCATATTAGAAAAAGGTTGtgataaaattataataaagaCTATTTAATGAGagaaaagtcataatattacgagTTCCATTCgttctggatccaaaatcttgattATCAGTCTGATTGTTTCTTGAGAAACCTTTATTAggacttttttttctaatgatATTACGACTGAATTCTCAAAACCTCGGATTTGTTGGCGCTTTCAGTGGCTCTATCAGGAGCACTGTGGAAATCAAAAGTGTGTGCAGTTGCTGAGGTTTGCCACTGAGTGGTCCCACACCTCTTGTTTCTGCAGGCGCCACAGTTTGGTTTACAGTAAGTGGGGTTTGTACCATCTTGGTACTTTGTGATTATACAATGCTGCAACACTGACCTACTTCCTGTCCATGTTTTAAATTGTGACATCTCTTTGGCGGATGAAAAAAAACGGTCTTGCTCGAACCCTGAATTCTTTCATAACTGACCCACATTGAGAAAAGTTAAGAGACAACATTTAACTAACTACCAATGTGATAGTTTATTTATGTGGGATTAAGATGTGAAAATTCTGCCTGTGAAGTGTGAGACATGGGTGGGGGAAACAAATATCAGTAGTTACGCTGGTTAATACTGTAATAATAAGCAGCTGCAGAGAT from Paralichthys olivaceus isolate ysfri-2021 chromosome 23, ASM2471397v2, whole genome shotgun sequence includes the following:
- the LOC109637447 gene encoding basic helix-loop-helix ARNT-like protein 2 isoform X2 produces the protein MKSIIQHTGGFSLRLSLLFPIPTTTAGGSTCAAALRSLQRAHRLQSVGMSAGDSEGTADRPEEDEGPKQVGPSLPAVELPRKRKGDVEERSDAHVQSYRQSLDFQMEDDLSRSEGEDQQVKLKCFREPHRQIEKRRRDKMNNLIDELSAMIPACQPLTRRLDKLTVLRKAVQHLKALKAGPSGAFTDTNHKPSILPQDDLRHLLLSAADGFLLVVSCDRAKIVFLSESVSKILNFSRLELTGQSLFDFIHPKDINKVKEQLSSSELHPRQRLIDAATGSQVQADSPVRASNLSTGARRAFFCRMKHSRLAGNHEEKRPMPNSFKKKDSYRYCTLHCTGYMRSWPSSQMGLEGEAEKETSCLTCLVMVCRLHPHVSHHQPKDITIKSTEFVTRCALDGKFTFVDQQATTVIGYLPQEVLGTSCYEYFHQDDLQHLAETHRQVLRSKEKIETQRYKFKTKHGSYVSLQSQWFSFTNPWTKEVEFIVSSNRVISRGPGHTKDEEAGVSKALQEDTKQIPIIPGLSSGLGTMIYAGSIGTQIANELIDSYRMNSSPSSGASSPFGPAQEKGPLVSPQTSRSASSREDTAGSSSQSQSDSRTAEGMSSATSESTGEPSQLDLDNMVVPGLSSFSNDEAAMAVILSLLETDVNMGQSGQFEDLHWPF